The DNA region CGACGGCGGCATAATGGTGGCGCCGGTAGGCGATTTCAACCAGGAGCTCGTTACGATAAGGAAGCAGAACGGCGCGGTGAGCCAGCGTACCGTGACCTATGTGCGCTTTGTCCCCATGATCCGGGGGAGATGATCACGGATAGAAGGGCAGCCGGTCGATTCCCGCCGTTTCATCGAAACCCAGCATAAGGTTCGCATTCTGCACCGCGTTTCCCGATTGCCCCTTCATGAGATTATCGATCACGCTCGTAACGAACAGCATACCCGTGCGTTCGTCCACCATGGGACGGATCACGCACAGGTTCGACCCGCGCACATCGGTCGTATTGGGCGAGGTGTCGATCACTTTGACGAAAGGCTTGTCCGCGTAATAAGCCCGGTAGATATCCAGGACGTCGTTCGTGGAGCACCCAACTGGTGCAGGCGCGTAGGAGGTCACAAGTATCCCCCGACTGAGGGGCACTATCTGCGGAACGAAAAGAATTTTTACCGGCTCTGACCCCCTTTCGTTCAGAACGTTTTCGACCTCGATGAGATGCTGGTGCCTTCCCTCGCGGTAGGTGTTCACGTTTTCATAGCGCTGCGGGTAGAAGTTGCTTTCGCCCGGGTTCTTTCCGGCACCGGAGACGCCGGTCTTCCCGTCGCAAATCACGGGACCGGGGCCGATAAGCTTTTTCTCCACGGCGGGCAGCAGGCCCAGCGTCATGCAAATCGCGAAACAGCCGGGATTCCCCACGAGCTTCGCGCCGCGGATGCGGTCCGCGTAGATCTCCGGAAGACCATATACCGCATCGGCCAGCGTATCGGCGGCGAGATGCCCGGTTTCCATCCCCTTGTTTTTTGCGTAGACCGCGTACTCGTCGGTCGTTTTAAACCTGAAATCCCCGCTGTAATCTATTACCGGTATGCCCCTGTCGCGAAACTCCCGGATGAGCGTCATTCCCGCGCGGTCTGGCGTCGAGAAAAAGGCGATATCGGCACCGCTGTAATCGATATCTTCGGGGCGGCCCACCACCATGTCGAAATATCCCCGCAGGTGCGGAAAAACCCTGCTGATGGGGACGCCGGCATCCTTGCGCGCCGCGATCTGCGTGATTTGAATGCCCGGGTGGCGCAGCAGTATCTCGATGAGGCCCAGGCCCCCGAACCCCGTCGC from Spirochaetota bacterium includes:
- the argC gene encoding N-acetyl-gamma-glutamyl-phosphate reductase — encoded protein: MKKALIIGATGFGGLGLIEILLRHPGIQITQIAARKDAGVPISRVFPHLRGYFDMVVGRPEDIDYSGADIAFFSTPDRAGMTLIREFRDRGIPVIDYSGDFRFKTTDEYAVYAKNKGMETGHLAADTLADAVYGLPEIYADRIRGAKLVGNPGCFAICMTLGLLPAVEKKLIGPGPVICDGKTGVSGAGKNPGESNFYPQRYENVNTYREGRHQHLIEVENVLNERGSEPVKILFVPQIVPLSRGILVTSYAPAPVGCSTNDVLDIYRAYYADKPFVKVIDTSPNTTDVRGSNLCVIRPMVDERTGMLFVTSVIDNLMKGQSGNAVQNANLMLGFDETAGIDRLPFYP